Below is a window of Penaeus monodon isolate SGIC_2016 chromosome 26, NSTDA_Pmon_1, whole genome shotgun sequence DNA.
CAGGACCAGGTTCTTGGCGGCGCGAGACACGTTCTTCTCCGGCAGGTCGGGCTGGTAGTCGAGGAGGCGGGCGAGGTGGCCGGCGACGTAGATTACGATGCTGTCCTCGTCGGCGATTCTCTTCACAAGCGCTTTCATGGGGGTCCCCTGGAGGTTCTGGTGAACGGCGTCCCAGGCGGCCAGGAACTGCGTGAGCGGATGCGGAAGGGTCACCGTGGCGGGCGCGGTGGACGAGTGCGAAAAGCAGAAGGCCGAAGACACTGCCTGAACGAGGTCTCGGGAAAATAGCCGGGCCGCCTCCTTCTCCAGATCTTCTCGGAGATTCGGCAGACCATTCTTCTCCAGGCTCGCTCTCACCAGGCGGCCCAGCGTCAGCAGCCACTCGGTCAGAGACGAAATTTTCAGGCGCTTCTCCGCGGACATCATGTGCTCGACGATCCCCCAGAGGAGCTCGGTCGTGGTCTGCGTCGTGACGGACCACCTCCCCGCCTGCCACGCGCGGCACGCGGGCTCCACCAGGGCGGGGTAGGTCAGCACGTCGGCCACGATGGCCCGCTTGGCCTCCACCCACGCGCGAAAGGGCTCCCGCTCCTGAATGGAGAGGTACCTGGCGGCCAGGGCGTGCGTGGCGTCGGCGCTGAGGCCAGGCAGCGAGAGCAGGAGCGTCGGCTGGTGCTCGGCCAAGAGGCTCCTGGCGGCCGCTGCGTCCTCGGGGCGCGTCATCAGGATGAAGCTCGCCTCCGTCCATTCCTCCAGGGCCTCCTCGAGGGCCTCGCGGCAGAACTTCATGATGAAATCGTCGATGACGATGAGGACCCGCGACTCCTCCATCCACTCGGCGAGTGTGGCCGCGTCCCAGCGCTCCGTCGTGTCGCTCAGCGTCTCCTTGACGGCCTCCCACAAGCCGCCCTCGGCCGCCTGCGCGCCGCTCAGCACGACCACGCCCTGCGGCAGGAGGTAGTCACACTTAAGGGGGTCTCGCTCACATAGACCTGAAGtgtctctcttcacacacacacacacacatatatattatatcaactcGAGCTAAACAGATAAATACAGCAATTCATTAATTCCCACAACACGACAATACGACTCACGACCTGCCACTCGACCTGACCTGAAACGCGTCGAGAAGGTCAACCTTCCGCCCCTTGCCGCACCAGGAGCGAATCAAGTGCCTGACAACGGTCGACCTGCCCCTGCCGGTCTCCCCTGCCACCACCCACGCCCTGGGGGAGGCGCCGTCCACGAGGGGCGTCGTCAGCAGGGATTCGAGTCTCACTTCTCTGTTCTTGCGATGCCTGAAAGAGGTTCTCGTGTTTAATCTTTACATGCGGTTGTAACAGTTATTAATCACTGCCGTTTTCTAGTGATAATGTTATCGTTGGTTCAGTGAATAACActgactcactcacacacacacacacacacacacacacacacacacacacacacacacacacacacacacacacacacacacacacacacacacacatagacatatatatatatatatatatatatataatatatatgtatataatatatataataatatataataataatatataacatatatatatatatatatatatatttatatatatatatatatatatatatatatatgtataaaaaaaaaaaaaaaaaaaaaaaaaaaaaaaaaaatatatatatatatatatatatatatatatatatatatatatatatatatatatatatacacacacatatatatatacacacacaaacacacactcataaacataaacacacacactcgaacacagacagacagacacacacacacacacactcacacacacacacacacacacacacacacacacacatatatatatatataaatatatatatataatatatatatatatatatatatatatatatatatatacatatatatatatatatatatatatatatatatatatatacatatatatatatatatatatatatatatataatatatatatatatatatatatatatatatatatcagcttatCTATtccctacctatttatctgtgtatctgtcatcTGTCtctgcatgtgtatacatacatatatacatacagatggcttaatttatattatatatgcatacatatatatacatatatatatatatatatatatatatatatatatatatatatatatatatatatatatatatatacacacagacatacatcacacacacacacacgcacgcacacacacacacacacacacacacacacacacacacacacacacacacacacacacacacacacacacacacacacacatatatatatatatatatatatatatatatatatatatatatatatatatatatatatatatgtgtgtgtgtatatatatgtagatatatatttgtatacatataacgtatgtgtatatatatgtatatatatatatatatatatatatataatatatatatatatatatatatatagatatatatatatatatatatatatatatatatatatatatatatatatatataaatatatataatctatatatctaaatctatatctatatctatatctatctatctatctatctatctatctatctatctatctatctatctctctctctctctctctctctctctctctctctctctctctctctctctctctatatatatatatatatatatatatatatatatatatatatgtatgtatgtatgtacatatatgtgtatatgtgtgtatatatgttttatatgtatatatatacatacatgtatataatatatatatatatatatatatatatatatatatatatatatatatatatacacatatatatatatatatatatatatatatatatatatatatatatatatatatatatatatatatatatatatatatatatatatatatatatatatatatatatatatatatatgcagacacacacgcacacacacacacacacacacacacacacacacacacacacacacacacacacacacacacacacacacacacacacacacacatatatatatatatatatatatatatatatatatatatatatatatatatatatatatatacacacatatatacatatatatatatatatatatatatatatatatatatatatatatatatatatatatatacacacacatatatatatatatatatatatatatatatatatatatatatatatatatatatatatatatatgtgtgtgtgtgtgtgtgtgtgtgtgtgtgtgtgtgtgtgtgtgtgtgtgtgtgtgtgtgtgtgtgtgtgtgtgtgtgtgtgtgtgtgtgtgtgtgtgtgtgtgtgtatatatatatatatatatatatatatatatatatatatatatatatatatatatatatatatatatatatatacatatatatgtatatacatacagtgtgtatgtgtgtatatatatatatatatatatatatatatatatatatatatatatatatatatatatacacataaacacatttatgaaatatatatatacatgtatacacacatatgcatatatatatatatatatatatatatatatatatatatatatatgtatgtatgtatacatatacgtataagtatgtatgtatgggcacaacacacacacacacacacacacacacacacacacacacacacacacactcacacacacacacacacacacacacacacacacacacacacacacacacacacacacacacgcacacacatttatatatatatatatatatatatatatatatatatatatatatatatatatatatatatatatatatatgtgtgtgtgtgtgtgtgtgtgtgtgtgtgtgtgtgtgtgtgtgtgtgtgtgtgtgtgtgtgtgtgtgtgtgtgtgtgtgtgtgtgtgtgtgtgtgtgtgtgtttatatatatataagtatatatatatatatatatatatatatatatatatatatatatatatatatatatatatatatatatatatatatatatatataatatatatacatatacatatatatgtatatatatatttatatatataaaaacatatatatatatatatatatatatatatatatatatatatatatatatatatatatatatatatatatatatatatatatatatatatattagaaacacGTAACAACAAGGTATCAAGTAACGCCTTTGAAAAGAGCAAAGCAGTCAATATACTCTACCAAAGCTTACTAACAAGCACAGGGCTGAGTACACAGGAGCGGGAACGGCGGCGAAAATCAATAATTCACCCTTTTCATTTCCAGCAGATTAAGAGAAATTGCTCCCTGTTGTAGTGGAGGTAGATAGTGCTATTCCGAGTGCATTCTGCTATGTTTATAAtgtccaataatatatatattaaaaagtcttgtgccacgtCGTATGAATTGCAAATGTAGCGTATAGTGTACTGTGTATTTTACCATAAATGAGATACGTATCTTTCTGTATtgtgtaatatatcataatatcaagaAGGAAgttttaaatacacaaacacacacacaaacacacacacacacacacacacacacacacacacacacacacacacacacacacaatatatatatatatatatatatatatatatatatatatatatatatatatatatatatatatatatatatatatatacggtataagTCTGAAATAGCAGTTAACGGACATACCATCTTTTTAACCGGGAGCTattgagaagaaaaagacaaatacatTGGCAAAAAGTGAAATAACAAGTAATGAAGTAACTATAACTCTCAtcacaataatacataaataatgataatcgcagcaaaattaacaacaacaataatagttacgATAATAAAGCaatagtaactgtaataatgactgtgataatgacaatgataaaacaatatccttagagagagggagacgggagggacggagggagggaggaaagaaggtaggaaggagagagagagagagagagagagagagagagagagagagagagagagagagagagagagagagagagagagagagagagagagagagagagagagagagagagagaaatcatatagacagataattagataaatctctagataaatagaaaaatgcaCCTAAATatctagataaatagacagacagatagagagaaggggcgtTGCCTCCTAGCTCACCCTCCAGGATCCGGAGCCAGGATGCGGATCTGGTCGGCCTCAGCATCCCGAGGCTGACGCTCACCCTCCACCAAGGCGTTGAGGCGCAAGCGGCACTCGAGGCGCACGTCGTCCTCGATACTTCTCTTCGCCATGGCCTGGGAGGAGAACAGGAGAAGGGATGAGTGAGTTAGTGGGGATAGGTCGCTTTGCGAGGTGAGAAGGTTGTGAATGGTAGTTGACTGTGTCTTGAAAAagcgtatatattaaaatactgtgcgtatatattaaaacaaacctAGTAACGTCTTCTTTTcacttcacacatacacacatgtatataaataaacacacacacacacacacacaagtgtgtgtgtgtctatttatctgtctgtctatctacacacacacacatacatgtgtgtgtgtgtgtgtgtatatatatatatatatatatatatatatatatatatatatatatatatatatatatatatatatatatatatatatatatatgtatatatatatatatatatatatatatatatatatatatatatatatatactgtacataatcAAGTCACTAATTTTATTACTTAGCTGCACCTTCCCCTGGTCCGCGACTGCATTTTCCCTCCGTTGCCATTGTACCATGTGCAACCATCGAGTTCGTCGGTAGAGACCACCAGCCATGTTATTCCAGCGAGAAAACACAATAAGGAGATCAAAGCTATATCCTCTTCGCAAACTTCAGCAACGCAATTACATGGGCTTCGCGAATATTAACAATATCACACGCAATGTACCTGTAAATTGCCTCACTTTGATCTTATGATTCACTTGACCCCCAGTGCCTTCCGCTTGTTAGAGGTAAGTAGAGTTATGATGCGTGTAAGTTGCTCTTCGCAATAAGTATGAGGTTGAAACGAGTACCTAGAATAAGGGGTGAAAATTGGTGAAAGTCTCCCCACcctcaaataaaaaagtaagatttGACATGATTTAATAAGCCTCCCccccaagaagaagaaaaaattatatatatatatacatatatatatatatatatatatatatatatatatatatatatatataattttttaccgtAAGACTCAACATGATTTAATTTCATCACGTTTAACTTATATTCTTACATTTAACTTGATAAtgctcaaacacacactcacacacacacatttatttacatatatatacatatacatacatacatatatatatatgtgtgtgtgtgtgtgtgtgtgtgtgtgtgtgtgtgtgtgtgtgtgtgtgtgtgtgtgtgtgtgtgtgtgtgtgtgtgtgtgcgtgtgtgcgtacgcgcacacacgcacgcgcacacatacacacgcacacccacacccacacccacatatatatatatatatatatatatatatatatatatatatatttacatatatatatatatatatatatatatatatatatatatatatttattcatttatatatatttacatatatacatatatatatatatatatatatatatatatatatatatatatatatatatatatacatacatacatacacacacacacacacacacacacacacacacacacacacacacaacacacacacacaaacacacaaacacacacacacacacaaacacacacacacacacacacacacacacacacacacacacacacacacacacacacacacacacatatatatatatatatatatatatatatatatatatatatatattatatatatatatatatatatatatatatatatacatatatatacatatatatatatatatatatatatatatatatatatatatatatatatatatatatatatatatatatatatatatataaattgcccAATGCTCGTGCTGTTGTCACAACCTCATGAATCCCCTTTGACCCGTCATGCAATATTTCCGCGATCCGTGAATTGCACTGACCTTACATATGAGAATGTCACTTCAGTGTATACTTacaaatattatcagtattagaaCATAATACCTGATGATGTTgaattatcaaaacaaaaaaataaccgcAAACGACAGTGTCACTAAAAGTTATCCACAACCTAATAAGTAACGACACCGAACATCATACCTAAGAGGCGTAATGGAGCAATTTCTTCGTAATTTCGTCAATATTCACAAGAAAGGACCGTAAACCCGAAGCCCTTTTCGCCATCAAACAAACCAAGAAGGAAAAAACTAGTAGTGTGTTGTAGTCAGACCCGAAGGACTCAAAATAGCATTGGGTGTTCACAGGTATTCCTTAGTTCGAATTTTATGCCCGTCGGCTCTGCCTCCCTTCTTATGGAACatgaaacagagaaaaatgaaGTTAAGATCTGTGAAAGAAGTGTGGGTTtggttattaattaatatatttttttaaggaatattTTTAATTCATTGAGGTGTCTGGCATCTACAGCGAGGACCGTTGCCAAAGAGCACCTGAAAATCGAGGTGTTATATCCGTCTtacaaaatagaaatgaaaaatgtttgtctatttatcaaatatgatttatataaacattCCTAAAAAGTGTTTGTACTTCGAGTCACGATTTCCTATCGAAAATTGGGTATGAATCATTTTCAAAACGACAAATCTGAACTAGATACTATATAAGACAAATCAACTACAGTAGCTGGATGTAAGGAAAAGTGCGTTGGATTGACGAGAATTCTGTTTGAAAAATTTCTTCAGAAATAATTGTGAAAAAGGAGAAGATTCTTAGTGATTTTTAAAATGCGGTTACGGTTTGCAGTTCATATCACTGgtgttataatgaaaattaacattGAAATTGTTtggtatgattaaaaaaaaggaagaaattctgtgttttgtttgtatgccAATTGTTTGTAGtgattgtgtttttatatatttttatgtataattttctctTCTCAGTTCAAACTCATTCCATTTGAAGGCGTATGTTAGTGTTAAATACTTGATTATGTTACAAGAATGCCACGTAGAGGacttaaagtatatattattatattttgtatggatttctgtgtatgtgtgtgtgtggggacacacacacacacacacacacacacacacacacacacacacacacacacacacacacacacacacacacacacacacacacacacacacacacacacacacacacacacacacacacacacacacacacacacacacacacacacacaccacacacacaccccacacacacacacacacacacacacacacacacacacacagagaaaggtgaatgggtaaatagatagactgataaatatagatacatagtatatatacacaaaaataagttTACATCAGTTTTACATTTTCTTCAAAACTGGCCATCTTTATCTTTAATACTTGACTCCATTCATCATATCTTAATGGTCTAGTATAGGAATTCAACTCAATATGTATTGCATTTCAACCCCAAGACAACTATATACGTAGAAAATTAATCACAGAGTAAAACCATAAGTGCCATTTCTTATTTGCTAAATAATATTCTGTTCTTTGATGTTAGTTACAGAAACAGAGCAGATTCTCCTTCAGAAAAGGATGTAAGTGAGAATACAGAAATATACAGTGCAAGAGATTGTCATTCATTCTCACTTAGACTATACTTTTTTCAAGATTTATCACAGTGAACTCAAGATGCTGTTTAAGATGCTATGGActgatatatgtttatgtatttatgtatatgtttacatatataaatctacatatgtatgtatgtatgtatgtgtgtttatatatatatatatatatatatatatatatatatatatatatatatatatatatatatatatatatatatatatatatatatatgcatatgcacatgcacatgcacatgcacatgcacacgcatgcacacacacatacatacatagatacatatacctatacacacacacacatattatatatatatatatatatatatatatatatatgtgtgtgtgtgtgtgtgtgtgtgtgtgtgtgtgtgtgtgtgtgtgtgtgtgtgtgtgtgtgtgtgtgtgtgtgtgtgtgtgtgtgtgtgtgtgtgtgtgtgtgtgttttaccattttatttatttattattattatttattttatttattattattattttttcaatgtaaTCATAATGTCAGCAGTTAGATGTTGCGTGTATTAAGAATCACAAATGCACCTTCTTGGGTTTGTTCTGCCCTTAAATGTTTGTCTGTATAAAGCAGATTGTAACATCACAGAAAACTAGTGAAGTTTGCTTATGACTGCCTTGCTTTCCATATTGCATGAAATTTGTAACAGTGACATTGAAACCAGAATATAACCAAGTTGAGAGACCTTATTCAGAAGCTTAAATAACACTGGAAATGATGTGAAAAAATACTCCTTGAAACATAGTTATTCAGCTCGCATTGAGGTTATTACATAGGGACCCTTTTTGTACAATGTAACTAGATCCAAGTATTGTCACTGTGACTTTAGCAAGAGGTGCCATGTGTGGAAAGTTATCGTATGATTCTAAAAAAGGAAGGCATCTCTTGAGGTTCAGGATGTAATATGGGAAAATAAGGTTTTCCACCCTTTAAAGTACTATTTAGCATCAAAGAATCATCTATGAAATTACCAATTTTCAGGTGTTGTAAATTTCATaagcatttgaatattttaagattttgtaaataagaaaatatatactatatgtatatatgtgtgtgtatacatatgtatataaatatatatatatatatatatatatatatatatatatatatattatatatatatatatatatatatatatatatattatatatatatatatatgtatatatgtatatatgtatatattacacacacacacacacacacacacacacacacacacacacacacacacacacacacacacacacacacacacacacacacacacaccatgtgcatgtgtatgtgtatgtgtatatgtatatgtatatgtatatgtatatgtatatgtatatatatatatatatatatatatatatatatatatatatatatatatatatatatatatatatatttatttatatatacacatatatattgagtaATACTATACTACTTTTGCAGTAAATGTGCCAATAGGCAGTTACCATAAAAGTGTTTAGACTTGATAGATGTATTTTTTGCAGTAGGCTAAAATATTAACCATTATCAGATATCTAAACAAAATCGTTTGTTTCAGAGTAAAACTAAAGATTTTTCTGAAGTGTAGTCTTGATTTCTAGATCAGTATGTGTGAATAGCTATCATGAAAACTGATTGGTTCTAGGTTTACGTTCCTACTTCCAAGAAAGTTAAAGGATCCTAGAAACAATGAATTATTATATGCAGTAGAATTGAAAATAACACAAGAGTTTTCAAGAagtgtatattcatgtgtgtgtgtgtgtgtgtgtgtgcgtgcgtgcgtgcgtgcgtgcgtgcgtgcgtgcgtgcgtgcgtgcgtgcgtgcgcgcgagcacgcacgcacgcacgcacgcacgcacacacacacacacacacacacacacacacacacacacacacacacacacacacactatatatatatatatatatatatatatatatatatatatatatatatagacatacttttaaatttaaatgtgtgtgtgtgtgtgtgtgtgtgtgtgtgtgtgtgtgtgtgtgtgtgtgtgtgtgtgtgtgtgtgtgtgtgt
It encodes the following:
- the LOC119590162 gene encoding uncharacterized protein LOC119590162 isoform X2, with amino-acid sequence MAKRSIEDDVRLECRLRLNALVEGERQPRDAEADQIRILAPDPGGHRKNREVRLESLLTTPLVDGASPRAWVVAGETGRGRSTVVRHLIRSWCGKGRKVDLLDAFQGVVVLSGAQAAEGGLWEAVKETLSDTTERWDAATLAEWMEESRVLIVIDDFIMKFCREALEEALEEWTEASFILMTRPEDAAAARSLLAEHQPTLLLSLPGLSADATHALAARYLSIQEREPFRAWVEAKRAIVADVLTYPALVEPACRAWQAGRWSVTTQTTTELLWGIVEHMMSAEKRLKISSLTEWLLTLGRLVRASLEKNGLPNLREDLEKEAARLFSRDLVQAVSSAFCFSHSSTAPATVTLPHPLTQFLAAWDAVHQNLQGTPMKALVKRIADEDSIVIYVAGHLARLLDYQPDLPEKNVSRAAKNLVLHMDRAKDRFGYTLRVIHECRTHPLVVKTIAKEVEIARYWEVRNSAVLPDAVAALLQHTVPSKIQVTVEKNMVAPDITGVVELVATTNYPIFFAEMNHLEWEYPDTTDELVHVLQAGTAPLEDFLGCLNVATIESLALNDVTRRLVCLRVRVCDISALTALLQTPSCLPNLMWLEADFDLCLYDITKDHLTQVPTLLMDVCFKEVADEDVDYLCDLLSVMRPRYSGVHLTRSSLTAQGVANVIKNFYKRGMLMSASNEAIKRYRRWRFPALSSIEGEVTDAAARHLLGYDDRYHYSDNEVMSCAVLQPADARFLANFFAAMEDLMFFRFVSANYTVLKKSDVPVEITRLA
- the LOC119590162 gene encoding uncharacterized protein LOC119590162 isoform X1, producing the protein MAGGLYRRTRWLHMVQWQRRENAVADQGKAMAKRSIEDDVRLECRLRLNALVEGERQPRDAEADQIRILAPDPGGHRKNREVRLESLLTTPLVDGASPRAWVVAGETGRGRSTVVRHLIRSWCGKGRKVDLLDAFQGVVVLSGAQAAEGGLWEAVKETLSDTTERWDAATLAEWMEESRVLIVIDDFIMKFCREALEEALEEWTEASFILMTRPEDAAAARSLLAEHQPTLLLSLPGLSADATHALAARYLSIQEREPFRAWVEAKRAIVADVLTYPALVEPACRAWQAGRWSVTTQTTTELLWGIVEHMMSAEKRLKISSLTEWLLTLGRLVRASLEKNGLPNLREDLEKEAARLFSRDLVQAVSSAFCFSHSSTAPATVTLPHPLTQFLAAWDAVHQNLQGTPMKALVKRIADEDSIVIYVAGHLARLLDYQPDLPEKNVSRAAKNLVLHMDRAKDRFGYTLRVIHECRTHPLVVKTIAKEVEIARYWEVRNSAVLPDAVAALLQHTVPSKIQVTVEKNMVAPDITGVVELVATTNYPIFFAEMNHLEWEYPDTTDELVHVLQAGTAPLEDFLGCLNVATIESLALNDVTRRLVCLRVRVCDISALTALLQTPSCLPNLMWLEADFDLCLYDITKDHLTQVPTLLMDVCFKEVADEDVDYLCDLLSVMRPRYSGVHLTRSSLTAQGVANVIKNFYKRGMLMSASNEAIKRYRRWRFPALSSIEGEVTDAAARHLLGYDDRYHYSDNEVMSCAVLQPADARFLANFFAAMEDLMFFRFVSANYTVLKKSDVPVEITRLA